From a single Serratia surfactantfaciens genomic region:
- the citD gene encoding citrate lyase acyl carrier protein, which produces MKIIREAMAGTLESSDVMVRIAPAEGPQHDLLIASSVEKQFGAAIRHTLLEVLQRYEVEPVQVIVDDKGALDCVLRARLETALMRACEGGQLPWEAKDENAE; this is translated from the coding sequence ATGAAAATTATCCGAGAAGCAATGGCCGGCACGCTGGAATCCAGCGATGTCATGGTGCGCATCGCGCCCGCCGAGGGACCGCAGCACGATCTGCTGATCGCCAGCAGCGTGGAAAAACAGTTCGGCGCGGCTATCCGCCACACCTTGCTGGAAGTGCTGCAGCGTTATGAGGTGGAGCCGGTGCAGGTGATCGTTGACGACAAAGGCGCGCTGGACTGCGTGCTGCGCGCCCGGCTGGAAACCGCGCTGATGCGCGCCTGCGAGGGCGGCCAACTGCCGTGGGAGGCGAAAGATGAAAACGCTGAATAA
- a CDS encoding beta-galactosidase — MPAAPLASLTEILARRDWQNPACTHYRRLDAHPPFASWRTVEDARDDAPSASRKSLNGEWRFSYFPCPQAAPEGWLQQDLPDAAPLAVPGNWQLAGYDAPIYTNVRYPFPVDPPRVPEDNPTGCYSRTFSVDPAWLVAGQTRIIFDGVNSAFYLWCNGHWVGYSQDSRLPAEFDLSPWLQPGENRLAVMVLRWCDGSYLEDQDMWRMSGIFRDVSLLHKPAAYLSDIHLTTPLHDSFTRGELVVTARANRPGPLQVQVQLWRDGAQVAERTQPLGGEIVDERGAYDDRVTLRLPVERPALWSAETPALYRATVALLSPEGEIIEVEAYDVGFRQVEINGGLLKLNGQPLLIRGVNRHEHHPRHGQVMDEATMRHDILLMKQHNFNAVRCSHYPNHPLWYRLCDRYGLYVVDEANIETHGMQPMNRLADDPLWLPAMSERVTRMVQRDRNHPCIIIWSLGNESGHGVNHDALYRWVKSQDPTRPVQYEGGGADTAATDIICPMYARVDQDQPFPAVPKWAIGKWIGLPEEQRPLILCEYAHAMGNSFGGFERYWRAFHHYPRLQGGFVWDWVDQAQIRRDAQGEEYWAYGGDFGDTPNDRQFCLNGLVFADRTPHPALFEAQRAQQLFRFAFDAASLTLTVTSDYLFRHTDNEQLNWRLELDGVERASSSIDLALAPQGSASFILLDRLPMLHQPGELWLNVEVVQPKATDWSEAHHRCAWDQWRVPRALHPAPPPAQGVPPTLIEDDQGLTLTHGDQRWRFDRSSGHLTQWWQNEQPQLLTPLRDGFARAPIDNDIGVSEADHIDPNAWVERWKLAGLYRLEERCSRLQADALQNGVQVVSEHQFGVDGQILLISRKQWLFDALGAVSVNVEVEVADTLPPPARIGLHCQLATVQPHAEWLGLGPHENYPDRRLAAQHGRWRLPLADLHTPYIFPGENGLRCDTRSLRYGGWRIDGRFHFSLSRYGLQQLMACSHQHLLQPEAGTWLHLDGFHMGVGGDDSWSPSVHRDYLLTAGVYRYQLRLQRAIEG, encoded by the coding sequence ATGCCTGCTGCGCCCCTTGCTTCCCTGACCGAGATCCTCGCCCGCCGTGACTGGCAAAACCCGGCCTGCACCCACTACCGCCGGCTGGACGCCCACCCGCCGTTCGCCAGCTGGCGCACGGTGGAGGACGCGCGCGACGATGCCCCCAGCGCCAGCCGCAAGTCGCTGAACGGCGAATGGCGCTTCAGCTATTTCCCGTGCCCGCAGGCGGCACCGGAAGGCTGGCTGCAGCAGGATCTGCCGGACGCCGCCCCGCTGGCGGTGCCGGGCAACTGGCAGCTCGCCGGCTACGACGCGCCGATCTACACCAACGTGCGCTATCCATTCCCGGTCGATCCGCCACGCGTGCCGGAAGACAACCCCACCGGCTGCTACTCGCGCACCTTCAGCGTCGATCCGGCCTGGCTGGTCGCCGGCCAGACGCGCATCATCTTCGACGGCGTAAACTCGGCATTCTATTTATGGTGCAACGGCCACTGGGTCGGCTATTCGCAGGACAGCCGCCTGCCGGCGGAGTTCGATCTCAGCCCGTGGCTGCAGCCGGGTGAAAACCGGCTGGCGGTGATGGTGCTGCGCTGGTGCGACGGCAGCTACCTGGAAGATCAGGATATGTGGCGCATGAGCGGCATCTTCCGCGACGTCAGCCTGCTGCACAAACCCGCCGCGTACCTGAGCGATATCCACCTCACCACCCCGCTGCATGACAGCTTTACCCGCGGCGAACTGGTGGTAACGGCGCGTGCCAACCGGCCCGGCCCACTGCAAGTGCAGGTGCAGCTGTGGCGCGACGGCGCCCAGGTGGCCGAACGCACCCAGCCACTCGGCGGCGAGATCGTGGACGAACGCGGCGCCTATGACGACCGCGTCACGCTGCGCCTGCCGGTGGAGCGCCCCGCGCTGTGGAGCGCCGAAACGCCCGCGCTGTATCGCGCCACCGTCGCCCTGCTCTCCCCCGAGGGGGAGATTATCGAAGTGGAAGCCTATGACGTCGGCTTCCGCCAGGTGGAAATCAACGGCGGGCTGTTGAAGCTTAACGGGCAACCGCTGCTGATCCGCGGCGTTAACCGCCACGAGCATCATCCGCGCCACGGCCAGGTGATGGACGAAGCGACGATGCGCCACGACATCCTGCTGATGAAGCAGCACAACTTCAACGCGGTGCGCTGCTCGCATTATCCCAACCACCCGCTGTGGTATCGGCTTTGCGACCGCTACGGGCTGTACGTGGTGGACGAAGCCAATATCGAGACCCACGGCATGCAGCCGATGAACCGGCTGGCTGACGATCCGCTGTGGCTGCCGGCGATGAGCGAGCGCGTCACCCGCATGGTGCAGCGCGATCGCAACCACCCTTGCATCATTATCTGGTCGCTGGGCAACGAGTCCGGCCACGGCGTGAACCACGACGCGCTGTACCGCTGGGTGAAAAGCCAGGATCCGACCCGCCCGGTGCAATATGAAGGCGGCGGCGCCGACACCGCCGCCACCGACATCATCTGCCCGATGTATGCGCGGGTGGATCAGGATCAGCCGTTCCCGGCGGTGCCCAAATGGGCAATCGGCAAGTGGATCGGTCTGCCGGAGGAACAGCGGCCGCTGATCCTGTGTGAATACGCCCATGCGATGGGCAACAGCTTCGGCGGCTTTGAGCGCTACTGGCGCGCGTTCCACCACTATCCGCGCCTGCAGGGCGGCTTTGTCTGGGACTGGGTCGATCAGGCGCAGATCAGGCGCGACGCCCAAGGCGAAGAGTACTGGGCCTACGGCGGCGACTTCGGCGATACCCCCAACGATCGCCAGTTCTGCCTGAACGGGCTGGTGTTCGCGGATCGCACCCCGCACCCGGCGCTGTTCGAAGCGCAGCGGGCGCAGCAGCTGTTCCGCTTCGCCTTCGACGCCGCCTCGCTGACGCTGACCGTCACCAGCGATTACCTGTTCCGCCACACCGACAACGAACAGCTCAACTGGCGGCTGGAGCTGGACGGCGTGGAGCGCGCCAGCAGCAGCATCGATCTGGCGCTGGCGCCGCAGGGCAGTGCTAGCTTCATCTTGCTCGACCGGCTGCCGATGTTGCATCAGCCAGGCGAGCTGTGGCTGAACGTGGAGGTGGTGCAACCGAAGGCCACCGACTGGTCTGAAGCTCACCACCGCTGCGCCTGGGATCAGTGGCGGGTGCCGCGTGCGCTGCATCCCGCGCCGCCGCCCGCACAGGGCGTGCCGCCAACGCTGATTGAAGACGATCAGGGGCTGACCCTCACCCACGGCGACCAGCGCTGGCGCTTCGATCGCAGCAGCGGCCACCTGACGCAGTGGTGGCAAAACGAACAGCCGCAGCTGCTGACGCCGCTGCGCGACGGCTTTGCGCGCGCGCCGATCGACAACGACATCGGCGTCAGCGAGGCGGACCATATCGATCCCAACGCCTGGGTCGAACGTTGGAAGCTGGCGGGCCTGTACCGGCTGGAGGAGCGCTGCTCGCGGCTGCAGGCCGATGCGCTGCAAAACGGCGTGCAGGTGGTGAGCGAACACCAGTTCGGCGTGGACGGGCAGATTCTGCTGATCAGCCGCAAACAATGGCTGTTCGATGCGCTGGGCGCAGTGAGCGTGAACGTGGAGGTCGAGGTGGCCGATACTCTGCCGCCGCCGGCGCGCATCGGCCTGCACTGCCAACTGGCGACGGTGCAGCCGCACGCCGAGTGGCTGGGCCTGGGCCCGCACGAGAACTACCCGGATCGCCGCCTGGCCGCGCAGCATGGGCGCTGGCGCCTGCCGCTGGCGGATCTGCACACGCCGTATATTTTCCCCGGCGAGAACGGCCTGCGCTGCGACACCCGCAGCCTGCGCTACGGCGGCTGGCGCATCGACGGCCGCTTCCATTTCTCGCTCAGCCGCTACGGCCTGCAACAGCTGATGGCCTGCAGCCACCAGCATCTGCTGCAGCCGGAAGCAGGCACCTGGCTGCATCTGGACGGCTTCCACATGGGGGTGGGCGGCGACGACTCCTGGAGCCCGAGCGTGCACCGGGATTACCTGCTCACCGCCGGCGTTTACCGCTATCAGCTGCGCCTGCAGCGGGCGATCGAGGGCTAA
- the citG gene encoding triphosphoribosyl-dephospho-CoA synthase CitG, whose translation MRSLPINLPARRAEPACDFARAAFRALLVEVNLTPKPGLVDRHNTGAHRDMDLGHFYRSARAIGVWLPRFIQRGREDAALPAEQQLARLRPLGLACENQMFRATGGINTHKGSVFSLGLLCAAFGRLQQQGRAIGAAALCAETAAMCRGLVDRELRRNNAGQTAGQRLFAAYGLSGARGEAEAGFRLVLDGALPLYRQRLAADGDEQRALLDSLLWLMAHNGDTNVASRGGMLGLRWLRRQAALLLAQGGSAGEVGLARLRRFDADCIARNLSPGGSADLLIVTWLLAQLGAQE comes from the coding sequence ATGCGATCTCTGCCGATTAATCTGCCCGCCCGCCGTGCCGAACCGGCCTGCGACTTCGCCCGCGCCGCCTTTCGCGCGCTGCTGGTGGAAGTCAACCTCACGCCCAAACCGGGGCTGGTGGATCGCCATAACACCGGCGCCCACCGCGACATGGATCTCGGGCATTTTTACCGCAGCGCCCGCGCCATCGGCGTGTGGCTGCCGCGCTTTATCCAACGCGGGCGCGAAGACGCGGCTCTGCCGGCAGAGCAGCAGCTGGCGCGGCTGCGGCCGCTGGGCCTGGCCTGCGAAAACCAGATGTTTCGCGCCACCGGCGGCATTAACACCCACAAAGGCAGCGTGTTCTCGCTCGGGTTGCTGTGCGCCGCCTTCGGCCGCCTGCAGCAGCAGGGGCGCGCCATCGGCGCAGCGGCGCTGTGCGCCGAAACGGCGGCGATGTGTCGGGGGCTGGTGGACCGCGAGCTGCGACGCAACAACGCCGGGCAGACCGCCGGTCAGAGGCTGTTCGCTGCCTACGGCCTCAGCGGCGCGCGCGGCGAGGCGGAAGCCGGTTTTCGGCTGGTGCTGGACGGCGCGCTGCCGCTGTATCGGCAACGGTTGGCCGCTGACGGCGACGAACAGCGGGCGCTGCTGGACAGTCTGCTGTGGCTGATGGCCCACAACGGTGACACCAACGTCGCCTCGCGCGGCGGCATGCTCGGACTGCGCTGGCTACGGCGCCAGGCGGCGTTGCTGCTGGCGCAGGGCGGCTCGGCCGGGGAGGTTGGCCTGGCGCGCCTGCGGCGCTTCGATGCCGACTGCATTGCCCGCAACCTCAGTCCCGGCGGCAGCGCCGACTTGTTGATAGTGACCTGGCTGCTGGCGCAGCTGGGTGCCCAAGAATAA
- the citE gene encoding citrate (pro-3S)-lyase subunit beta, with amino-acid sequence MKTLNKTRLRRSMLFVPGANAAMVSNAFIYQADALMFDLEDSVILREKDAARRLVYHALQHPLYQEVETIVRVNALDSAYGLADLQAVVRGGADIVRLPKTDSAQDVIDMEREIAAIEAACGRPVGSTGLLAAIESAQGITNAVAIAHASPRLIGIALGAEDYVRNLRTERSPEGIELLFARCSLLQAARAAGIQAFDTVYSDANNEAGFLQEAALIKQLGFDGKSLINPRQIELLHNLYAPTAKEVAHAQRVVDAAEAAEREGRGVVSLNGKMVDSPVIERARLVLERAALSGLREEPAQHGEEA; translated from the coding sequence ATGAAAACGCTGAATAAAACCCGGCTGCGCCGCAGCATGCTGTTCGTTCCCGGCGCCAACGCGGCGATGGTCAGCAACGCCTTTATCTACCAGGCCGACGCGCTGATGTTCGATCTGGAAGACTCGGTAATCCTGCGTGAAAAAGACGCGGCGCGCCGGCTGGTGTACCACGCGTTGCAGCACCCGCTGTACCAGGAGGTGGAAACCATCGTGCGCGTCAATGCGCTCGACTCCGCCTACGGCCTGGCGGACCTGCAGGCGGTGGTGCGCGGCGGCGCAGACATCGTGCGTCTGCCTAAGACCGACAGCGCGCAGGACGTTATCGACATGGAGCGCGAGATTGCCGCCATCGAAGCGGCCTGCGGCCGGCCGGTCGGCAGCACCGGGCTGTTGGCGGCGATCGAATCGGCGCAGGGCATCACCAACGCGGTGGCGATCGCGCACGCTTCGCCGCGTCTTATCGGCATCGCGCTGGGGGCGGAAGACTATGTACGCAACCTGCGCACCGAACGCTCGCCGGAAGGCATCGAGCTGCTGTTCGCCCGTTGCTCGCTGCTGCAGGCGGCGCGCGCCGCCGGCATTCAGGCGTTCGACACCGTCTACTCCGACGCCAATAACGAGGCCGGTTTCCTGCAGGAGGCGGCGCTGATCAAACAGCTCGGCTTCGACGGCAAATCGCTGATCAACCCGCGCCAGATTGAGCTGCTGCACAACCTGTACGCACCGACCGCCAAAGAGGTGGCGCACGCGCAGCGGGTGGTGGACGCCGCCGAAGCGGCGGAGCGGGAAGGACGCGGCGTGGTGTCGCTCAACGGAAAAATGGTCGACAGCCCGGTGATTGAACGCGCCCGGCTGGTGCTGGAGCGCGCCGCGCTGTCCGGCTTACGGGAAGAACCGGCTCAGCACGGGGAGGAAGCATGA
- the citF gene encoding citrate lyase subunit alpha — MNRQQRLMTFANPADLPGYQDVSKANLQARKPRDLKLCDSLQEAVRRSGLQDGMTISFHHAFRGGDLTLNQVMETLAAMGFRNLTLASSSLTDCHAPLVEHIRHGVVSRIYTSGLRGPLADAVSRGLLAEPVQIHSHGGRVNLIESGELKIDVAFLGVPACDEFGNANGYSGEACCGSLGYARVDAEAAGTVVLLTEQLVPYPHHPASLAQDRVDLIVQLERVGDADKIGADATRMTSNPRELLIARRAAEVIAGSGYFTEGFSLQTGTGGASLAVTRFLEDKMRARGIRAAFALGGITSTMVDLHEKGLIGKLLDVQSFDRAAATSLARNPRHIEISANQYANFSSKGASVDRLDVVVLSALEIDTGFNVNVLTGSDGVLRGASGGHCDTAAAARLAIIVAPLVRGRIPTLVEQVTTCVTPGSSIDILVTDHGIAVNPARPELAQRLREAGLEVVSIDWLRARALQLTGEPQPIAFTDKVVAVVRYRDGSVIDVVHQVAE, encoded by the coding sequence ATGAACCGCCAACAACGATTGATGACCTTCGCCAACCCGGCGGATCTGCCGGGCTATCAGGACGTCTCCAAGGCCAATCTGCAGGCGCGCAAACCGCGCGATCTCAAGTTGTGCGATTCCTTGCAAGAGGCGGTGCGCCGCAGCGGATTGCAGGACGGCATGACCATCTCTTTCCACCATGCGTTTCGCGGCGGCGATTTGACCCTCAACCAGGTGATGGAGACGCTGGCGGCGATGGGGTTCCGCAACCTGACGCTGGCCTCCAGTTCGCTGACCGATTGCCACGCGCCGTTGGTTGAACACATTCGCCACGGCGTGGTGAGCCGCATTTACACTTCCGGGTTGCGTGGCCCGCTGGCGGACGCCGTTTCACGCGGGCTGCTGGCGGAGCCGGTGCAAATTCATTCGCACGGCGGCCGGGTCAACCTGATCGAATCCGGCGAGCTGAAGATAGACGTGGCCTTCCTCGGCGTGCCGGCCTGCGATGAGTTCGGCAACGCCAACGGCTACAGCGGTGAAGCCTGCTGCGGCTCGCTCGGCTATGCGCGGGTGGACGCCGAGGCGGCGGGCACCGTGGTGCTGTTGACCGAGCAACTGGTGCCGTATCCGCATCATCCCGCCAGCCTGGCGCAGGATCGGGTGGACCTGATCGTGCAGCTGGAGCGGGTGGGGGACGCCGACAAGATCGGCGCCGACGCCACGCGCATGACCTCGAACCCGCGTGAGCTGCTGATCGCCCGCCGCGCCGCCGAGGTGATCGCCGGCTCCGGCTACTTCACCGAAGGCTTCTCGCTGCAAACCGGCACCGGCGGTGCCTCGTTGGCGGTGACCCGGTTCCTGGAGGACAAGATGCGCGCCCGCGGCATTCGCGCCGCGTTCGCCCTCGGCGGCATCACCTCGACCATGGTGGATCTGCACGAGAAAGGGCTAATCGGCAAGCTGCTGGACGTGCAGAGCTTCGATCGGGCGGCGGCGACCTCGCTGGCGCGCAACCCGCGCCATATCGAAATCAGCGCCAACCAGTACGCCAACTTCAGCTCCAAGGGGGCGTCGGTCGATCGGCTCGACGTGGTGGTGCTGAGCGCGCTCGAGATCGATACCGGCTTCAACGTTAACGTGCTGACCGGCTCCGACGGCGTGCTGCGCGGCGCGTCCGGCGGCCACTGCGACACCGCCGCCGCCGCGCGGCTGGCGATCATCGTCGCGCCGCTGGTGCGTGGGCGCATTCCGACGCTGGTGGAGCAGGTGACCACCTGCGTCACGCCGGGCTCCAGCATCGACATTCTGGTGACCGACCACGGCATCGCCGTCAACCCGGCGCGGCCGGAGCTGGCGCAGCGCCTGCGGGAGGCTGGGCTCGAGGTGGTGAGCATCGACTGGCTGCGCGCCCGCGCGCTGCAGCTGACCGGCGAACCGCAGCCGATCGCCTTTACCGACAAGGTGGTGGCGGTGGTGCGTTACCGCGACGGCTCGGTGATCGACGTGGTGCATCAGGTGGCGGAGTAA
- the dpiA gene encoding two-component response regulator DpiA — translation MEWLNILIVEDETPLAEMHAEFIRQNGGCRQIWLAGTLAQARAMTERFKPDLILLDNFLPDGQGITLLRELTLSGYRGGIVFITAASDMATVAEALRYGVFDYLIKPLAYDRLSQTLQRFSQRREALKDKARLNQRRIDEMFNTYARGEQQAALPAGIDELTLGKIRALFAEPAARHTAESVAQKMGLSRTTARRYLEFCTAAQQLRAEIIYGKVGRPQRIYRAGEPH, via the coding sequence ATGGAATGGCTGAACATCCTGATCGTTGAAGACGAAACGCCGCTGGCGGAGATGCATGCGGAGTTTATCCGCCAGAACGGCGGCTGCCGCCAGATTTGGCTGGCCGGTACGCTGGCGCAGGCCCGCGCCATGACCGAACGCTTCAAGCCGGACCTGATCCTGCTGGACAACTTTCTGCCCGACGGCCAGGGCATCACCCTGCTGCGCGAACTGACGCTGAGCGGCTATCGCGGCGGCATCGTGTTCATCACCGCCGCCAGCGACATGGCCACCGTGGCCGAGGCTTTGCGTTACGGCGTGTTCGACTACCTGATCAAACCGCTGGCCTATGACCGGCTGAGCCAGACCCTTCAGCGCTTCAGCCAACGCCGCGAAGCGCTGAAGGACAAGGCGCGCCTCAACCAACGCCGCATTGACGAGATGTTCAACACCTACGCCCGCGGCGAACAGCAGGCGGCGCTGCCCGCCGGCATCGACGAGCTGACGCTGGGTAAGATCCGCGCGCTGTTCGCCGAACCCGCCGCGCGCCACACCGCTGAAAGCGTTGCGCAAAAAATGGGGCTCAGCCGCACCACCGCGCGCCGTTATCTGGAATTTTGCACCGCCGCGCAGCAGCTGCGCGCCGAGATCATTTACGGCAAGGTGGGCCGCCCACAGCGGATCTATCGCGCCGGCGAGCCGCATTAA
- the citX gene encoding citrate lyase holo-[acyl-carrier protein] synthase, with product MAAVDPQLAAERAVSLPELLTSRECRQARQQAWLAQHQCTLLVLTLVVPGPVKDSALTRGIFNLGWAALLRLCAEQGWPSPQAEALALSTGCEGFVALRADAQRVKDCAMQLEVSRPIGRLWDIDVLDTQGRILSRRDIGLPERRCLLCGQPAKICARQRRHSSEQLLHEMERMFNDAISAD from the coding sequence ATGGCCGCCGTCGATCCCCAACTGGCCGCCGAACGCGCGGTCAGCCTGCCGGAGCTGCTCACCAGCCGCGAATGCCGCCAGGCGCGCCAGCAGGCGTGGCTGGCGCAGCACCAGTGCACGCTGCTGGTGCTGACGCTGGTGGTGCCCGGCCCGGTGAAGGACAGCGCGCTGACGCGCGGCATCTTCAACCTGGGGTGGGCGGCGCTGCTGCGGCTGTGCGCCGAACAGGGCTGGCCCAGCCCGCAGGCCGAAGCGCTGGCGCTCTCCACCGGCTGCGAAGGGTTTGTCGCGCTACGCGCCGATGCCCAGCGGGTGAAGGACTGCGCCATGCAGCTGGAGGTGAGCCGCCCGATCGGCCGGCTGTGGGACATCGACGTGCTGGATACGCAGGGGCGCATTTTGTCGCGCCGCGATATCGGCCTGCCGGAACGGCGCTGTTTGCTGTGCGGCCAACCGGCCAAGATCTGCGCCCGCCAGCGGCGGCATAGCAGCGAGCAACTGCTGCATGAAATGGAAAGGATGTTCAACGATGCGATCTCTGCCGATTAA
- the citC gene encoding [citrate (pro-3S)-lyase] ligase, whose protein sequence is MLGDAVFNRVKRSDHKAISEISAFLRSNDLNIDTTVEIFITVTQHDKLVACGGIADNIIKCVAISPLMRGEGLALALATELVNLAYERHHTQLFIYTKVQNEPLFRQCGFYPIATVPGIVVLMENSPCRLKRYAAQLASQRRPGDTIGSIVMNANPFTRGHQYLVRQAAKRCDWLHLFLVKENTSRFSYEDRRRLVLAGTADIPNLTVHEGSQYVISRATFPCYFIKDQGVADDCYTEIDLKIFRQYLAPALGITHRFVGNEPFCAVTAKYNRDMRYWLETPALPSPPIALVEIERLQYQGTAISASWVRKLLAAGDFHAAAPLVPPDTLYYLQDLQTQRRAKAAPHPFESAQSGE, encoded by the coding sequence ATGTTAGGCGATGCCGTATTTAATCGGGTAAAGCGATCGGATCATAAAGCGATTTCGGAAATAAGCGCCTTCTTGCGCAGTAACGATCTGAATATCGACACTACGGTTGAAATATTTATTACCGTTACCCAGCACGACAAATTGGTCGCCTGCGGCGGCATCGCCGACAATATTATCAAATGCGTCGCCATCAGTCCGCTGATGCGCGGCGAAGGGTTGGCGCTGGCGCTGGCGACCGAGCTGGTGAACCTGGCCTACGAGCGGCACCATACCCAGCTGTTTATCTACACCAAGGTGCAGAACGAGCCGCTGTTCCGCCAGTGCGGTTTCTACCCGATCGCCACCGTGCCGGGCATCGTGGTGCTGATGGAAAACAGCCCGTGCCGCCTGAAGCGCTATGCCGCCCAACTGGCGAGCCAGCGCCGGCCGGGCGACACCATCGGCAGCATCGTGATGAACGCCAACCCCTTCACCCGCGGGCATCAGTATCTGGTGCGTCAGGCGGCCAAGCGCTGCGACTGGCTGCACCTGTTTCTGGTGAAGGAAAACACCTCGCGCTTCAGCTATGAAGACCGGCGCCGGCTGGTGCTGGCCGGCACCGCCGATATCCCCAACCTCACGGTACACGAAGGCTCGCAGTACGTGATCTCGCGCGCCACCTTCCCCTGTTACTTCATCAAGGACCAGGGCGTGGCCGACGACTGTTACACCGAAATCGATCTGAAGATCTTCCGCCAGTATCTGGCACCCGCGCTGGGCATTACCCACCGCTTCGTCGGCAACGAGCCGTTCTGTGCGGTGACCGCGAAATACAACCGCGACATGCGCTACTGGCTGGAAACGCCGGCGCTGCCCAGCCCGCCGATCGCGCTGGTGGAAATCGAGCGTTTGCAATATCAGGGCACGGCGATCTCCGCCTCCTGGGTGCGCAAGCTGCTGGCGGCGGGGGACTTCCACGCCGCCGCGCCGCTGGTGCCGCCGGACACCCTGTACTACCTGCAGGATCTGCAAACGCAGCGCCGGGCCAAGGCGGCCCCGCATCCTTTTGAGTCCGCACAATCAGGTGAATGA
- a CDS encoding anion permease — protein sequence MSQTQEKIWKAIAPLAVLAILLLIPVPDGMPPQAWHYFAIFVAMIVGMILEPIPATAISFIAVTVSVLSANWVLFGAQELAEPGFKAGKEALKWGLAGFSSTTVWLVFGAFIFALGYEATGLGRRIALFLVKFMGKRTLTLGYAVVIIDILLAPFTPSNTARTGGTVFPVVKNLPPLFDSFPNDPSSRRIGGYLMWMMVVGTSISSSMFVTGAAPNVLGIEFVGKIAGVHISWMQWFLAFLPVGLLLLIIAPLISYYLYKPGVTHSSEVAAWADTALGEMGKLTRKEYTLIGLVLLSLCLWVFGGKMLDATAVCLLAVSLMLALHVVSWKEITKYSSAWNTLVNLATLVVMANGLTRSGFIDWFAQTMSTHLDGFSPNMTVVALVLVFYFAHYLFASLSAHTATMLPVILAVGKGLPGVPMEQLSMLLVLSIGIMGVLTPYATGPGVIIYGCGYVKSKDYWRLGGILGVVYIAALLLIGWPIMSLWY from the coding sequence ATGTCCCAAACCCAGGAAAAGATCTGGAAAGCGATAGCGCCGCTGGCGGTGCTCGCGATCCTGTTATTGATACCGGTGCCCGACGGCATGCCGCCGCAGGCGTGGCACTACTTCGCCATCTTCGTGGCGATGATCGTCGGCATGATTCTGGAGCCGATCCCGGCCACCGCCATCAGCTTTATCGCCGTGACCGTCAGCGTGCTCAGCGCCAACTGGGTGCTGTTCGGCGCGCAGGAACTGGCGGAGCCGGGCTTCAAGGCCGGTAAAGAGGCGCTGAAATGGGGGCTGGCGGGCTTCTCCAGCACCACCGTCTGGCTGGTGTTCGGCGCCTTTATCTTCGCGCTGGGCTACGAGGCCACCGGGCTGGGGCGGCGCATCGCACTGTTCCTGGTGAAGTTCATGGGCAAGCGCACGCTGACGCTGGGCTATGCGGTGGTGATCATCGATATCCTGCTGGCGCCGTTCACGCCGTCCAACACTGCGCGCACCGGCGGCACCGTGTTCCCGGTGGTGAAAAACCTGCCGCCGCTGTTCGACTCTTTCCCTAACGATCCCTCCTCGCGCCGCATCGGTGGTTACCTGATGTGGATGATGGTGGTCGGTACCAGCATCAGCTCCTCGATGTTCGTCACTGGCGCTGCGCCGAACGTGCTGGGCATCGAGTTCGTCGGCAAGATCGCCGGGGTGCACATCAGCTGGATGCAGTGGTTCCTGGCGTTCCTGCCGGTCGGTCTGCTGTTGCTGATCATCGCGCCGCTGATTTCCTATTACCTGTACAAACCGGGCGTGACCCACAGCAGCGAAGTGGCCGCCTGGGCGGATACCGCGCTGGGGGAAATGGGCAAGCTGACGCGCAAGGAATACACCCTGATCGGCCTGGTGCTGCTCAGCCTGTGCCTGTGGGTATTCGGCGGCAAAATGCTGGACGCCACCGCGGTGTGTCTGCTGGCGGTGTCGCTGATGCTGGCACTGCACGTGGTGTCGTGGAAAGAGATCACCAAATATTCCAGCGCCTGGAACACGCTGGTTAACCTGGCGACGCTGGTGGTGATGGCCAACGGCCTGACGCGCTCCGGCTTTATCGACTGGTTCGCCCAGACCATGAGCACCCATCTGGACGGCTTCTCGCCGAACATGACGGTGGTGGCGCTGGTGCTGGTGTTCTACTTCGCCCACTATCTGTTCGCCAGCCTATCGGCGCATACCGCCACCATGCTGCCGGTGATCCTGGCGGTCGGTAAAGGGCTGCCGGGCGTGCCGATGGAGCAGCTGTCGATGCTGCTGGTGCTGTCGATCGGCATCATGGGCGTGCTGACGCCGTACGCCACCGGGCCGGGGGTCATCATCTATGGCTGCGGCTACGTGAAATCGAAAGACTACTGGCGCCTGGGCGGCATTCTCGGCGTGGTGTACATCGCCGCGCTGCTGCTGATCGGCTGGCCGATCATGAGCCTGTGGTACTGA